From the genome of Pseudomonas putida:
CAGCTGGCCACCCAGTCGAAGATCTTCTCCGGCAGCGCCACCACCTTCGGCTCCGAGCCGAACACCCAGGCCAGCCTGGTCGACCTCGGCATGCCGGGCGTGCTGCCGGTGCTGAACCAGGAGGCCGTGCGCATGGCCTGCATGTTCGGCCTGGCGATCGATGCCGAGATCGGCAAGCGCAACGTGTTCGCGCGCAAGAACTACTTCTACCCCGATCTGCCCAAGGGCTACCAGATCAGCCAGATGGACCTGCCGATCGTCGGCAAGGGCCACCTGGACATCGCCCTTGAAGACGGCACCATCAAGCGTATCGGCGTCACCCGTGCGCACCTGGAAGAAGACGCCGGCAAGAGCCTGCACGAAGACTTCAGCGGCTCCACCGGCATCGACCTGAACCGCGCCGGCACGCCGCTGCTGGAAATCGTTTCCGAGCCTGATATGCGCAGCGCCAAGGAAGCGGTGGCCTACGTCAAGGCGATCCACGCCCTGGTGCGCTACCTGGGCATCTGCGACGGCAACATGGCCGAAGGCTCGCTGCGTTGCGACTGCAACGTGTCGATCCGCCCGAAGGGCCAGGCCGAGTTCGGCACCCGCTGCGAGATCAAGAACGTCAACTCGTTCCGCTTCATCGAGCGCGCCATCAACAGCGAGATCCAGCGCCAGATCGACCTGATCGAAGACGGCGGCAAGGTGGTGCAGGAAACCCGCCTGTACGACCCGAACAAGGACGAAACCCGCTCGATGCGCAGCAAGGAGGAAGCCAACGACTACCGTTACTTCCCCGATCCAGACCTGCTGCCGGTAGTCATCGAGGACAGTTTCCTGGAAACCGTCCGCGCCGGCCTGCCGGAGCTGCCTCCGCAGAAGGTCGAGCGTTTCCAGAGCCAGTACGGTCTGTCGGCCTACGACGCCAACGTGCTGGCTTCCAGCCGTGAACAAGCGGATTACTTCGAGGAAGTGGTGAAGATTGGCGGCGACGCCAAGCTGGCCGCCAACTGGGTCATGGTCGAACTGGGCAGCCTGCTGAACAAGCTGGGTATCGAGATCGACCAGGCACCGGTCAGCGCCGCGCATCTGGGCGGGATGCTGCTGCGCATCCGCGACAACACCATCAGCGGCAAGATCGCCAAGACCGTGTTCGAGGCCATGGCTGCCGGTGAAGGCGATGCCGACAGCATCATCGAAAGCAAAGGCCTCAAGCAGGTTACCGATACCGGTGCCATCGACAAGATGCTCGACGAAGTGCTGGCCGCCAACGCCGAGCAGGTCGAACAGTACCGCGCTGCCGACGAGGCCAAGCGTGGCAAGATGTTCGGCTTCTTCGTCGGCCAGGCGATGAAGGCGTCCAAAGGCAAGGCCAACCCGGGGCAGGTGAACCAATTGCTCAAGGCCAAGCTCGAAGGGTGAGCTTTGTAGGAGCGGCCTTAGGTCGCGAAAGGGCTGCGAAGAGCAGCCCCAGCGGTTCAAGCAGTAATCTGACCCTGGGGCCGCTCTGCGGCCCTTTCGCGACACAAGGCCGCTCGCCGTCAAGCGCGCCCAACGGCAGCACCGGAGCTTCCATCTTGCTAATTAGATCCTTGGGCACCCTGGCCCTCTTCTCCCTCCTGGCCGGCTGCGCCAGCCAAGACATCGACCCCAGCGGTTACGACAAGACCGGCACCGCCTCGTATTACGGCTCGCGTCACCACGGCAAACGCACCGCCAGCGGCGAAGCCTTCAACCAGCACGGCCTCACCGCTGCCCACCGCAGCCTGCCGTTCGGCAGCAAGGTGCTGGTGACCAACCTCGCCAACCAGCGCAGCGTCGTGGTCCGCATCAACGACCGTGGCCCGCACACGCGCGGGCGGTTGATCGACCTGTCACGCGCCGCAGCGGAAAAAATCGGCATGCTGCGTAGCGGAACCGCGCGAGTCCGGGTACAAGGGCTGAGCGACTAAGCTGACACCTGACCTGACAGGAGCCTCGACCATTTTCGACCTGGCCACCCTCCCCACCTTCAGCCTCCTGCAACTGGGCGTGGCACTGGTGTTGCTGATCGGCGGTGCCGACCTGCTCGTGCGTGTCGCCCTGCGCCTGGCCCAGCACCTGCACGTTCGGCCGCTGATCATCGGCCTGAGCCTGGTGGCTTTCGGCAGCACCGCGCCACAACTCACGGTAAGCCTGCAGGCCGCCTACCAGGGGGCGCCCGACGTTGCCGTAGGCAGCGTGATCGGCAGCAACATCTTCAACGTGCTGGTGATCCTCGGCCTGGCCGCGCTGATCATTCCACTGCGGGTATCCCGCCAGCTGGTACGCCTGGACATTCCCTTGATGATCGTCGCCAGCGGCCTGGTCTACGCGCTTTGCGCCAATGGCCAACTGGGCCGTGTCGAAGGGCTGCTGCTGTTGCTGGCCCTGGTCGGCTACCTGGCCATGCTATGGCACCAGTCGCGCCACTATGCACGCACCTATCCGGCTCCGGCACCGGTCGCCGTAAAACCCGGCCGCTTCTGGTCGGTGACGATGCTGCAGGTTGCCTTCGGCCTGGCGATGCTGAGCCTGGCGGGTCATTTGCTGCTGGAGGCCGCCGTCGAGGTGGCCACCGACCTGGGGTTGTCCGAGCGGATCATCGGCCTGACAGTGGTCGCGGTCTGCACGTCCCTGCCGGAACTGGCCGCCGCGCTGGTCGCCGCCCTGCGCGGCGAGCGGGAGATCGCCGTGGGCACGGTGATTGGCAGCAACCTGTTCAACCTGCTGGCGGTGCTGGGGCTGACCGCGCTGGTCACCCCCGAGCCGTTGAGCATTTCACCCAATGCCCTGGGCTTCGACCTGCCGGTGATGCTCGGCGTCGCCGCCTTGAGCCTGCCGGTGTTCTACTCCGGCTACCGCATCACCCGCGCCGAGGGCCTGGTGTTCCTCTGCCTGTACCTGGCCTACGGCCTGCACGTGGCGGCCTTCACCATGGGCATGCCGCTGGCCGGCCGCCTGGAACGGCTGATGCTGTTCTATGTGCTGCCGGTGCTCGGGGCGGTGCTGCTGTTCACCACGGTGCGGGCCTGGCGACGGCAGCACTGAACGCGATTACCTGGCCTGCCGGGCCTTCTTGATGCAGAACGCCACCCACAGCACCAGGATCCACGCCGGGATCAGCAGCACCGAGATACGCACGCTCGGGGTCAGGAACATGACCACCAGGATCAATACGATGAATGCCAGGCACAGGTAGTTGGTCAGCGGGTGCCCCAGGCTCTTGTAGAACGGCGTGATGCCCGCCGCCAACTTGGCCTTGCGGAACTTCAGATGGGTGATGCTGATGCTCGCCCAGTTGATCACCAGCGCCGACACCGCCAGCGCCATCAACAGGCCGAACGCCTCACCCGGCCGCAGGTAGTTGATCAGCACGCACAACCCGGTGGCGAACGCCGAGACCCCCAGGGCCGTCAACGGCACGCCACGGCGGCTCACCTTGAGCAGCTGGCGCGGCGCATCACCTTGGCTGGCAAGGCCGAACAGCATGCGGCTGTTGGCGTACACGCAGCTGTTGTACACCGACAGCGCGGCGGTGAGCACCACCACGTTGAGAATGGTCGCCACCAGGTCGCTGTCCAGCTCGTGGAAGATCATCACGAACGGGCTGCCGCCCTGCACCACCTTCTGCCACGGGTACAGCGACAGCAGTACCGCCAGTGCGCCGATGTAGAAGATCAGGATGCGGTACACCACCTGGTTGGTGGCCTTGGGAATGCTCGCCCGCGGGTTGGCGGCCTCGGCCGCGGTGATGCCGACCAACTCCAGGCCGCCGAACGAGAACATGATCACCGCCAGGGCCATGACCAGGCCACCGACGCCGTTGGGGAAGAATCCACCGTGCTGCCAGAGGTTGGCCACGCTGGCATCCGGGCCACCGTGGCCACTGCCCAGCAGCCAGGCGCCGAAGCCGATCATGCTGACGATCGCCACCACCTTGATCAAGGCGAACCAGAACTCCATCTCGCCATAGACCTTCACCTGGGTGAGGTTGATCAGGTTGATGATCACGAAGAAGATCGCCGCCGTGGCCCAGGTCGGGAAGCCGGGCCACCAGTACTGCACGTAGATACCCACGGCGGTGAGCTCGGCCATGCCCACGAGCACGTACACCACCCAGTAGTTCCAGCCCGAGACGAACCCCGCGAACTCGCTCCAGTACTGGTGGGCGAAGTGGCTGAAACTGCCTGCAACCGGCTCTTCGACCACCATCTCGCCCAGTTGGCGCATGATCAGGAAGGCCATCAGGCCGGCGATGGCATACCCCAGCAGAACCGACGGGCCGGCCAGCTGAATGGTCTGGGCGATGCCCAGGAACAACCCGGTGCCGATGGCACCGCCCAGCGCGATCAGCTGGATATGACGGTTCTTCAGCCCGCGCTGCAACTGCTCGGGCGTGCTCTGGTCTTGCATGAAGTGTCCTTTGGCTCAGTGAGGCAGTGTTGTTGCTGTTGTATGCAGTCGAGGATCTAGATCCATCCGCCCCACTGCAAGATGAAAATGCCGATGTTGGTGGTGATCGCCGCCATCAATGTAGTGATCACGATGATCGACGCGGCCAGCTCGTGGTTGCCATTGGCCGCACGGGCCATGACGTAGCTGGCAGCCGCGGTGGGGCTGCCGATGTACAGGAACAGGATGCCCAGCTCGGCACCACGGAACCCGCAGAGCCAGGCGCCGAGCGTGCCGATCAGCGGCAGCCAGACCATCTTCACCAGGCTGGCATCGATGGCCAGCTTGCCGCTGTCGCGCAGCGCCGTCAGCGACAAGGTGCCGCCGATGCAGATCAGCGCCAGCGGCAGGGTCATCTGCGCCAGGTAGTCGCCCGAGGTGAGCAGCCAGTTGGGCAATGGTACCTGGCCGTAGGCCATTGGCGTCGCCACCAGCACGCTGATGATCAGCGGGTTGCTGAAGATGCTCTTGCAGATGCTCCACGGGTCGGACTTGAGGTCCGGGCTGTACACCGCCAGCACCACTGCCGACAGCGAGTTGTACATGAGGATGACCAGGCCGGCGAGCACTGCTCCCAGGGAAATGCCGTAGTCGCCATAGAGGCTGGCGGCCAGGGCCAGGCCGATCACGCCATTGTTGCCGCGAAAGGCTCCCTGGGTGTAGATGCCCCGGTCGGCCAGCGGGCTACGCCAGATCGCCAGGCCCCAGGCCACTGCGAAGCCGACCAGGGTGGCGGCGACGAAATAAAGGATTACCCCCGGTTTGACTGCCGCAGCCAGGTCGGCGTGGTAGATACCGAGGAACAGCAGCGCCGGCATGCAGACGTTGAACACCAGCTGCGAGGCGACACGGTTGAAATTGTCGTCGATGAGGTGAATGCGTTTGAGCAGAATGCCCATGAACAGCATGGCGAAGACGGGCGCCGTGATATTCAGCGTCTGGATGAGAAGGGCGAGCATGCGCAAGCGGTCCTGAGGAAGGGTTGCCGTTTAAGGGGCAGATGATACGCCAACGCGTCAGGAAATGCGGGGATCTAGGGGGATAAAATAAGCATCTTGCCTGTGCCGACCTCTTCGCGGGTAAACCCGCTCCTACAGGAGCTGCACAGTTATCAGCAGCAGAGCATCTGTAGGAGCGGGTTCACCCGCGAAGAGGCCGGCATGGACCGCAACGGATCAGCGCCGAACCGGCCGCTTCTGCAGTTTGCGCTGCAAGGTCCGGCGGTGCATGCCCAGCGCCCGGGCGGTGGCCGAGATATTGCCCTCGTGCTCATTGAGCACGCGCTGAATGTGCTCCCACTGCAAACGGTCGACCGACATCGGGTTCTCGGGGACCAGGGTATCGAGGTCGGTGTGCTCGGACAGCAACGCCGCCAGCACATCGTCGGCATCGGCCGGCTTGCACAGGTAGTTGCAGGCCCCGCGCTTGACCGCCTCGACCGCCGTGGCGATGCTCGAATAACCCGTCAGGATCACCACGCGCATCTCTGGATCCAGCTCCAGCAGCTTGGGCAGCAGCACCAGGCCCGAGTCGCCCTCCATCTTCAGGTCCAGCGCCGCATAGTCAGGCAGGTCCTGCTGGGCCAGCTCCAGCCCTTCCTCGGCGGATCCGGCAGTGCTCACGCGGAAACCGCGGCGGCTCATGGCGCGCGCCATCACCCGGGTGAAGGTGGCATCGTCGTCCACTAACAGCAGGTGCGGCAGTTCTTCGCCTTCGACCTGGTTTTCGTCACTCATCATTCATCTCCTCGCTTGCCATAGGGCAGGCGCAGTTCGGTGAGGGTGCCACCCTGTTCATGACTATAGAGTTTTACCGAACCGCCCGCACGCGTAACGCTGGCCTTGCTCAAGAAAAGGCCCAGGCCGAAGCCCTTGCCTTTGGTGGTAATAAAGGGTTTGCCGATGGCCTCGGCAATGGCCGGCGGCACGCCCGGGCCATGGTCGCGAATGCTGATCAGGATGTCCTCGGCGTCCCAGTCCAGGCGCACCTCGAGATCGTCCGGGCAGGCATCGGCGGCGTTGTTCAACAGGTTCAAAAGGGCCTGGGTCAGGTCTGGCGGCGGCGTCAGCCGTGGTACCTGGCCGTCACGCAGACGCTGGAAGCGGTAGCTGGCCTCGGGGCGCATCAGGTGCCAACGGTTCAGCGCCTCGTCCAGCCAGGCGGTGACGTCCTGCTCGCCGATGTCCAGGCGGCGGTTGGCCTCGGCGGCGCGCACCAACTGCTGGAGGGTTTCCTTGCACAGCTTGACCTGGTCCTGGAGGATCGCCAGGTCTTCCTGCAACTGCGGGTCGGCGTGATCCTGGCGCATCTCGTTGAGCAGCACGCTCATGGTCGCCAGTGGGGTGCCCAGCTCGTGCGCCGCCCCCGCGGCCTGGGTAGCCACCGCCAGCAACTGCTCGTCACGCAGGCTTTCTTCACGGCGCTCGGCACGCAATTGCTCCTGGCGGCGCAACTCCTCGGCCATGCGCGCGGCGAAGAAGGTGATCACCGCGGCGGCCAGGGCAATGCTCAGCCACATGCCATAGACCTGCATCTTGTCCCGCGCCATCGGCAGCCCTTCGAGCGGGTAGAACTGCACCAGCAACAAGCTGTAGGCCGTCAGCGCGATGCCCGACAGTATCAGCGAATACAGCCAGGGCAAGGTCACCGCGGCAATCGCCAGCGGCACCAGATAGTAGGATACGAACGGGTTGGTCGAGCCGCCGGAGTAATACAGCAACGCGCTGTGGATCAGCAGGTCGCAGGCCAACTGCAAGGCATATTCGAGCTCGGTGACCGGCAACGAAAGGCGCAGGCGCAAGGCCGTGAAGGCGCAGAGGATCGACGACAGCGCCAGTGTGGCGGCCAGCGACAACCATGGCAGCGGCAGCAGGTCGGTCCAGTAGGCGACGCCCACGGAGCCGGCCTGGGCAGCCAGTACCAGCACGCGGATGACGGTCAGGCGCCAGAGATTCTGGCGAGTAGCGGACAGCGGTTGTACGGCAGCGAGCATGAGCTCTCCTGATGAGTGCTCCAGGAAAATCGGCTGGAGTATACCGAAGCCGGGCGCATCGCTGCAGCGATGCGGCAAAGCGCCACACTTTGTCACAGGTTCATGATGGCACTTTTGAACCCACTACACGGGTGTCGGTCTGATGGGCCATGCGTGGAATGGAAGACCTCGAACCACGCCCTTCATTGCCAAGGAGTAACACATGCCAATCCCACGTCGCGGCGCCGCCCTGATCCTGTCCTGCGGCCTGCTTGCCAGCCTGCCGGCCCTGGCGGCCGACGAACCGCGCTACAACCAGATATCCCTGCGCGCCGAAGTGAGCAAGGAAGTGGCCCGCGACCTGATGGTCGTGACCCTCTACAGCGAAGCGCAGAACGCCGACCCAGGCAAGCTCGCCAAGCAGATCACCGAAACCATGAACAAGGCGGTGCAACAGGCCCGCCAGGTCAAGGACGTGAAGCTCAGCCAGGGCAGCCGCAACAGCTACCCGGTCTATGACAGCAAGGGCCAGAAGATCACCGGCTGGCGCGAACGCGCCGAGCTGCGCCTGGAAAGCGCGGACTTCCCGGCGCTCTCGCAACTGACCGCCGACCTGCTGCAGGAGTTGAAGATGGGCGCCATGGACTTCTCCATCGCCCCCGCCACGCGCAAGTCCAGCGAAGACGCGCTGCTCAAGGACGCGGTCAACGCCTTCAAGGCCCGCGCCCAACTGGCCACTGAAGCACTGGGTGGCAAGGGCTACAAGATCGTCAGCCTGAACCTCAACAGCAGCGGCTACCCCCGCCCTTACCTGCGCAGCGCACCGATGGCCATGAAATCCATGGTCGCCGACGAAGCGGCCCCGGCGCCGGACATCGAAGCCGGCACCAGCGAAGTCAGCATGAACGCCGACGGCTTGATCGAAGTGCAGATGCCCTGATCACTGCTGCCGCCCCCGACCCTAAGGGGGGCGGCAATTTCAGACCTTTCCGGCGCACAATTCGGCTGCGTCCTACAGAAAACCCCAATTAGAAACATCCCGAAAACTCCTGCATTTTTGCCACGCAAACGTTCAACTTCGGCAAAAATTACATGGATGCGACATCCATGTACGTCCGTCCTACTTTTTACCTGCCGACTATCCTTCTGAGGATTGCATTGGGGCATCCCCCTGCATAAGGATCCGCAGGTCGGCTCACGAGGCCACCTCGCATTCAACAATGACAACAATGAGGCCACCATGCTCAAACATGCAGTCATTCCGTTCCTGCTCGGCGCAGGCCTGATCGCCCAGACCCCAGCCGCCCTCGCGGCGTCCAACCTGGTGTTCTGCTCCGAAGGCAGCCCGGCAGGCTTCGACCCAGGGCAGTACACCACCGGAACCGACTTCGACGCCTCGGCCGAAACCGTGTTCAACCGCCTGACCCAGTTCGAGCGCGGCGGCACCAGGGTGATTCCAGGGCTGGCCACCCAGTGGGAGGTGTCCGACGACGGCAAGGTCTACACCTTCCATCTGCGCGAGGGCGTCAAGTTCCACACCACCGACTATTTCAAGCCCAGCCGCGAATTCAACGCCGACGACGTGCTCTTCACCTTCGACCGCATGCGTGACAAGAACCACCCGTTCCGCAAGGCCTACCCCACCGAGTTCCCCTACTTCACCGACATGGGCATGGACCAGAACATCGCCCAGATCGAGAAGCTCGACGAGCACACCGTGCGCTTCACCCTCAACCAGGTCGACGCCGCGTTCATCCAGAACCTGGCGATGAGTTTCGCCTCGATCCAGTCCGCCGAATACGCCGAGCAACTGCTCAAGCAGGGCAAGGCCGCCGACATCAACCAGAAGCCGATCGGCACCGGCCCGTTCGTGTTCAGCAAGTACCAGAAGGACGCGCAGATCCGCTTCAAGGGCAACAAGGACTACTGGCAGCCTGACGACGTGAAGATCGACAACCTGATTTTCGCCATCACCACCGACGCTTCGGTGCGCATGCAGAAGCTGAAGAAGAACGAGTGCCAGATCACCCTGTTCCCACGCCCGGCCGACATCGAGCCGCTCAAGGCCGACAAGAACCTGCAGATGCCGGATCAGGCTGGCTTCAACCTCGGCTACATCGCCTATAACGTGATGGACAAGCTCAAGGGCAGCAGCGTGCCCAACCCGCTGGCCGAGTTGAAAGTACGCCAGGCACTGGACATGGCCGTGGACAAGAAGAAGATCATCGAGTCGGTCTACCAGGGCGCGGGGCAGTTGGCGGTCAACGCCATGCCACCCACCCAGTGGTCCTATGACACAAGCATCAAGGATGCGCCCTACGATCCGGAAAAAGCCAAGCAACTGCTCAAGGAAGCCGGCATCAAGGAGGGTACCGAGATCACCCTCTGGGCCATGCCCGTGCAGCGCCCCTACAACCCCAACGCCAAGCTGATGGCCGAGATGCTCCAGTCCGACTGGAGCAAGATCGGCATCAAGGCGAAGATCGTCAGCTATGAGTGGGGCGAGTACATCAAACGTTCCAAAGGTGGCGAGCAGGGCGCCATGCTGATCGGCTGGAGTGGCGACAACGGTGACCCCGACAACTGGCTGGGCACGCTCTACGGTTGCGATGCCATCGACGGCAACAACTTCTCCAAGTGGTGCTACAAGCCCTACGACGACCTCATCAAGCAAGCCAAGGCTACCTCCGACCAGGCCAAGCGTACCGAGCTGTACCAGAAGGCCCAGCACATCCTCAAGGAACAGGTGCCGATCACGCCGATCGCCCACTCCACGGTCTATCAGCCGATGAGTGTCAAGGTGCAGGGCTTCAAGATCAGTCCCTTCGCTCTGAACTCGTTCTACGGCGTCAGCGTGGCCAAGTAACCCGCCGCCCTCCCCAACCCTGAAACCTTGCCGCTTCGGTGCCTTGCGCACCGGGGTCGGCGAGCCGTTGCCGGCAATCCGGCTCCCTACTGCCCGCACGGAGGCGACGGCTGTGGGAGCCGGCTGGCCGGCGAGAGGCCCATGCGGCGATCCCGCACGGCCTCTGCGTCACCTCGCAGCCGGCCATAAGGCTCGGCGAACACTAGAAAGCACGAAAGGGAGCTTCATCTTGAAACCATTCACCTTCACTGCACTGGCCCTCGGTGCACTCTCGGCCATGGCCCAGGCCGAGCCACAAAGCCAGGACTTCTTCCCGCTCAGCCTGAAAACCACCCGCGAGCAGGACCAGGCCAAGGGATTCATCGACGGCCAGAGCCTGTCTGGCAGCACGCGCAACTGGTATTCCCGCGAACGCGCCACCCGCGCGCCGCTGTTCAGGTACTACAAGCACGACGGCAGCCCGCACGATAGCCACAGCCGCGACAACTGGCTGCAGGGCACCATCCTGCGCTACCGCTCGGGGTTCACCCAGGGCACCGTAGGCTTTGCCGTCGAAGCCGCCGGCTACAACGCCATCGCCCTGGAACGGGGCCGCGCCGCCGTGGCCGGGCCGAACAACCGCACCCTCACCCACAGCGACGGCGAGCCCCTGGACCAGTGGAGCAAGATGGGCCTGGGCAACGTCAAGGCCAGGATCGGCAACACCACCCTGACCCTCGGCCGGCAATCCGTCGACACGCCGATGATCGCTGAAATCGGCAACCGGGCCCTGCCCTCGAGCTTTCAGGGCGCCTTTCTGCACAGCGCCGAATTCGACAATCTGTCCTTCGACCTGGGCACCTTCGACCGCGTCTCGCCGCGTTCCGAACAAAGCCTGAGCAAGTTTCGCAGCGAATACGGCGCCACCGGCGTGGAAACCGACCGCGCCAGCACTGCCGGCGTCAGCTACCAGCCTCTGCAGAGCCTGACCACCAGCCTCTACGCCACCCGCGCCAACGACTTCTGGAACCAGTACTACTTCGGCGCCAGCCACGTGCTGGGCGACAGCGCGGCACTGAGCCTGACCACCGGCCTCAATTACTACAAGACCGTGGACCAGGGCAGCCGCAAGCTGGGCCAGATCGACAACGACACCTACAGCCTGTCGCTCGGCCTGACGCACCAGGCGCACACCTTCACCGCTGCCTGGCAGCAGGTCGACGGCAACGAGTACTTCGACTACCTGCATGAAACCAACGGCATTTTCCTGGCCAACTCACTGCTATCGGACTTCAACGGCCCGAACGAGAAATCCGTGCAGCTCTCCTACGTCCTGAACATGGCGCCCTATGGCGTGCCGGGGCTGAAGTTCAACCTGTACAACGCCCGCGGCTGGGGCATCGACGGCACTCACTATCGCGGCACGGCCTACGACGTCCGTGGCCTGGACGGCGAGAGCCATTACGAGTGGGGCATCGGCACCAGCTACGCGGTACAGAGCGGCCCGCTGCGCGACACCAGCATCCGCGCCACCTACACCGCGCACCGGGCCAGCAAGGCCCAGGCCGACGGCAGTCTCGACGAATTGCGCATCGTCACCACCATACCGTTCGACATCCTCTGATCGCTGGCGCCAGGGCCCGCCACCATCCGGGGCCCTGGCAGCTACGCTGGAAACAACGCTCACTGGGAGGTTTCATGAATTCACCCGCATTGCGCGCCCTTCTCGCCGCGCTCATCCTTGGCGCCGCCGGGCAGACCTCGGCCAAGCCGCTGGTGGTGTGTACCGAAGCCAGCCCGGAAGGCTTCGACATCGTCCAGTACACCACTGCGGTGACCGCCGATGCCTCGGCCGAGGCGGTGTTCAACCGCCTGGTCGACTTCAAGCCAGGGACCACCGAGATCGAGCCGGCCCTGGCCGAGCGCTGGGACATATCCGACGACGGCCTGACCTACACCTTCCACCTGCGCCAAGGGGTGAAATTCCACACCACCGACTACTTCACGCCGACCCGCGACTTCAATGCCGACGACGTGTTATGGAGCCTGCGCCGCCAGCTCGACCCCAACCACCCGTGGCACGACAAGACCAGCGCCGGCTACCCGTACTTCGAAAGCATGGCCTTCGGCCAACTGCTCAAGTCGGTGGACAAGCGCGACGCATACACCGTGGTGATCACCCTCACCCGCCCGGAAGGCCCGTTCCTGCGGGACATGGCCATGGGCTTCACGTCGATCTACTCTGCCGAGTATGGCGACCAGTTGCTCAGGACGGGAAACACCGGCGACCTCAACAGCAAGCCGATCGGCACCGGGCCGTTCATCTTCCAGCGCTACAACAAGGATGCCCAGGTGCGCTACAAGCCCAACCCGGATTACTTCCGTGGCAAACCACCGAGCGATGCGCTGATCTTCGCCATCGCCACCGACAACAACGTGCGCCTGCAAAAGCTGCGCGCCGGCGAGTGCCAGGTAGCGCTGTACCCCAAGCCCGGCGACGTGCCATCGATCAAGGCCGACCCCAGGCTCAAGGTCGTCGAAACCTCCGCGCTGGTCACCGGCTACATCGCCATGAACACCCAGCATCGCTACCTGGGTGACGTGCGCGTACGCCGGGCACTGAACCTGGCGTTCGACCGCCAGACCCACGTCGACCAACTGTTCGGCAAGGGCAATGCACTGCTGGCGGTGAACCCGTATCCGCCGAGCATGATCGGCTTCAACACCGAGAACCGTAACCCGCCACGCGACCTCGAACAGGCACGTGCATTGCTCGAACAGGCCGGGGTGCCGGAGGGCACGGTGCTGACCCTGTTCACCCGCAATGGCGGTGGCCCGACCAACCCCAACCCGCGCCTGTCCGCGGAAATGCTCCAGGCGGACCTTGCCAAGATCGGCATCCGCCTCGACATCCGCGTGATGGAATGGGCCGAGATGCTGCGCCGCGCCAAGAACGGCGAGGCCGATCTGGTATCCAGTGGCTGGGCCAGCGACAACGGCGACCCCGACAACTTCCTGACCCCGCTGCTGAGCTGCGATGCGGCGAAAACCGGCGAGAACTACGCACGCTGGTGCAACTCGAAGTTCCAGGACCTGATCACCCGCGCCCGCGCAGTGATCGACAACGACGAGCGCGCAAGGCTCTATGCCGAGGCATTGAAGGTGTACGATGACGACCAACCCTGGATCGGCATGGCCCATCCGAAGATGTTCACCGCCATGCGCGACAACGTGGAGGGCTACGTGATCAGCCCCCTGACCAACAACAACTTCGCCACCACCCGGGTGAAGTAGAACAACAACGACCGCCGGCAACCCACGAGGGGACTGGCGGCACTGCCTGACCGGCCGATTGAGGTAACCCCGACAATGTTGAGTTTTATTGCCCGGCGCCTGGGCCTGCTGATACCGACCTTCTTCGGTATCACCTTGCTGACCTTCGCGCTCATACGCCTGATCCCCGGCGACCCGGTGGAAGTGATGATGGGCGAGCGCAGGGTGGATCCCGAGATGCACGCCCAGGCCATGGAGCGCCTCGGCTTGAACAAACCGCTGCCGGTCCAGTACCTGGACTACGTCGGCAAGCTTGCCCACGGTGAC
Proteins encoded in this window:
- a CDS encoding ABC transporter substrate-binding protein is translated as MNSPALRALLAALILGAAGQTSAKPLVVCTEASPEGFDIVQYTTAVTADASAEAVFNRLVDFKPGTTEIEPALAERWDISDDGLTYTFHLRQGVKFHTTDYFTPTRDFNADDVLWSLRRQLDPNHPWHDKTSAGYPYFESMAFGQLLKSVDKRDAYTVVITLTRPEGPFLRDMAMGFTSIYSAEYGDQLLRTGNTGDLNSKPIGTGPFIFQRYNKDAQVRYKPNPDYFRGKPPSDALIFAIATDNNVRLQKLRAGECQVALYPKPGDVPSIKADPRLKVVETSALVTGYIAMNTQHRYLGDVRVRRALNLAFDRQTHVDQLFGKGNALLAVNPYPPSMIGFNTENRNPPRDLEQARALLEQAGVPEGTVLTLFTRNGGGPTNPNPRLSAEMLQADLAKIGIRLDIRVMEWAEMLRRAKNGEADLVSSGWASDNGDPDNFLTPLLSCDAAKTGENYARWCNSKFQDLITRARAVIDNDERARLYAEALKVYDDDQPWIGMAHPKMFTAMRDNVEGYVISPLTNNNFATTRVK